A section of the Candidatus Binatia bacterium genome encodes:
- a CDS encoding hypothetical protein (possible pseudo, frameshifted), whose amino-acid sequence MGHRGAGTLLVVLLVAIGGVMSQVPPSQATGGDADAPRLGKPAGAASFALQPALPVGDQPAGVTITDLNGDDLPDIMTANVESSDLSVWIQQSGGNFAPAQVHEVVDTIRPSTVAVADLNGDGMDDLVIGCVMCFWIFVSLGQGDGLFVGPPMPFEAGRAPAAVAIADFNNDAVPDVAAAVRLNDIVSVLLGRGDGTLAERRVFEVGVGPRDLAVADFDRDGALDIAAAFRDGVAILRGAGDGNFVTAGVLAADGQVVAVAVGDVDGDGNADILATNHDSNVLAVHVGRGDGTFTEAEFFATGGQPQDVVLADLNGDGLLDAVTANFGSNDLSLLLGRGDGTFAPEERLPAGLGPQAVAIADLDGNGLLDVVAANSGSDDVSVLLAEGRSGGDGGCQVRADGAGSWGLSPIAVLLSALLLDRRCPGAEGTDSRLAVGVVSGRDGAAACPDERAGERPRGEGHGGRGLR is encoded by the coding sequence GTGGGCCATCGCGGTGCGGGGACTTTGCTCGTCGTATTGCTCGTTGCCATTGGCGGAGTGATGAGCCAGGTCCCGCCCTCCCAGGCGACCGGAGGGGACGCTGACGCGCCGCGACTGGGCAAGCCTGCGGGAGCGGCCTCCTTCGCACTCCAGCCGGCCTTGCCGGTCGGTGATCAACCGGCTGGTGTGACTATCACGGACCTGAATGGTGACGATTTGCCCGACATTATGACCGCGAACGTAGAATCCAGCGACCTCTCGGTTTGGATCCAGCAATCTGGGGGCAACTTTGCTCCCGCGCAGGTCCACGAGGTTGTGGACACGATCCGGCCTAGCACGGTGGCGGTCGCTGACCTGAACGGCGACGGGATGGACGATCTCGTCATCGGGTGTGTCATGTGCTTCTGGATCTTTGTGTCCTTGGGGCAAGGAGATGGTCTATTTGTTGGTCCCCCGATGCCGTTCGAGGCCGGCCGGGCGCCGGCGGCGGTTGCCATCGCAGACTTCAACAACGACGCGGTGCCGGACGTCGCCGCCGCCGTGCGCTTGAACGATATCGTTTCGGTACTTCTTGGCCGTGGGGACGGCACCCTCGCGGAACGCCGCGTCTTCGAAGTGGGCGTTGGGCCGCGAGACCTCGCCGTTGCCGATTTCGACCGCGACGGAGCGCTCGATATTGCTGCAGCATTCAGGGACGGCGTGGCCATCTTACGAGGAGCTGGGGACGGGAACTTCGTGACCGCGGGGGTGCTCGCCGCCGACGGGCAGGTAGTAGCGGTTGCCGTGGGCGACGTGGACGGTGACGGGAACGCCGACATTCTGGCAACGAATCACGACTCCAACGTATTGGCGGTGCACGTCGGCCGGGGTGACGGGACCTTCACGGAGGCGGAGTTCTTCGCCACTGGTGGTCAACCGCAGGACGTGGTGCTCGCAGACCTCAATGGTGATGGGCTGCTCGACGCGGTGACGGCGAACTTCGGCTCGAACGATCTTTCGCTTCTGCTCGGCCGGGGCGACGGCACCTTCGCACCGGAAGAGCGCCTTCCCGCGGGTCTCGGACCCCAGGCGGTGGCCATCGCGGACCTCGACGGCAACGGACTCCTCGATGTGGTGGCCGCCAACTCCGGGTCGGACGACGTCTCGGTGTTGCTCGCGGAGGGACGGTCCGGAGGGGACGGCGGGTGTCAGGTCCGGGCCGACGGGGCGGGGAGCTGGGGGCTTTCTCCGATTGCGGTTCTTCTCTCTGCGCTGCTCCTCGATCGGCGTTGCCCCGGGGCGGAGGGAACGGACTCGCGCCTCGCCGTGGGTGTCGTTTCGGGGCGAGACGGCGCAGCGGCTTGTCCTGACGAGCGTGCCGGCGAACGACCCCGAGGAGAAGGACATGGCGGTCGGGGACTTCGATGA
- a CDS encoding short-chain dehydrogenase, with amino-acid sequence MLSGTPGMLLENKVAVVSGAGPGLGRAVAKLFAREGAAVVLAARNAQRLEELGREIAQEGGRAAVHAADITRPEDCERLVRFALDRFGRIDVLVQNAFASAPYDLAEEANLDDWRRIFDVNFFGTLRLCQAVIPSMKRSGGGSIVMVNTMSIRIVEPRFGGYASSKSALLTAARTLAKELGPYGIRVNSVVPGYIWGPALERFFAAVAQQRGCDPREVYDEVAARTALGRIPTSEEVAEAVLFFASDRSRAITGQALDVNAGHFFH; translated from the coding sequence ATGCTTTCCGGGACGCCCGGGATGCTGCTCGAGAACAAGGTTGCCGTCGTGTCGGGTGCCGGTCCGGGACTGGGCCGTGCCGTGGCGAAGCTCTTCGCGCGGGAGGGGGCGGCCGTGGTGCTTGCCGCCCGGAATGCGCAAAGGCTCGAGGAGCTCGGCCGGGAGATCGCGCAAGAAGGCGGCCGTGCCGCCGTGCACGCCGCCGACATCACCCGGCCCGAAGACTGCGAGCGTCTCGTTCGGTTCGCGCTCGACCGATTCGGGCGGATCGACGTTCTCGTCCAGAACGCCTTTGCAAGTGCCCCCTACGACCTGGCCGAGGAAGCCAACCTCGACGACTGGCGCCGGATCTTCGACGTGAACTTCTTCGGGACGCTCCGGCTTTGCCAGGCGGTCATTCCGTCGATGAAACGGTCGGGCGGCGGCTCGATCGTGATGGTGAACACGATGTCGATCCGGATCGTGGAGCCCCGCTTCGGGGGGTACGCTTCGTCGAAGTCGGCTCTGCTCACCGCCGCTCGCACCCTCGCCAAGGAGCTCGGCCCGTACGGGATCCGCGTCAACTCGGTGGTGCCGGGCTACATCTGGGGACCGGCGCTCGAGAGGTTTTTCGCGGCGGTGGCGCAGCAACGGGGGTGCGACCCGCGGGAGGTCTACGACGAGGTCGCGGCGCGGACGGCACTCGGGCGCATCCCCACCTCGGAGGAGGTGGCCGAAGCCGTTCTCTTTTTCGCCTCGGACCGCTCGCGGGCGATCACGGGGCAGGCCCTCGACGTCAATGCGGGGCATTTCTTCCACTGA
- the hspA gene encoding heat-shock protein codes for MRLPETVRSKVVDLRGKVVDLLPRLRGRKKSREVPVPVAVRSELDRALDRFFADWPEFWRPRFGWFPPVDVKKEGRELLFRVDLPGVRPEDVEVRVSANQLVLEAERRHEEESRGDDYYWMERSYGSFHRAFPLPADADVDGVRAEFKNGVLQVRVPLREGGQVKRVPVAA; via the coding sequence ATGAGGCTTCCGGAAACCGTGCGGAGCAAGGTGGTGGATCTCAGGGGCAAGGTCGTCGATCTCCTGCCGAGACTCCGGGGCAGGAAGAAGAGCCGGGAGGTTCCCGTCCCCGTTGCCGTCCGTTCGGAACTCGACCGCGCGCTCGACCGGTTCTTCGCCGACTGGCCCGAGTTCTGGCGTCCTCGTTTCGGCTGGTTCCCTCCGGTGGACGTGAAGAAAGAGGGCCGGGAGCTCCTCTTCCGCGTGGATCTCCCGGGTGTCAGGCCCGAGGACGTGGAAGTCCGGGTGAGCGCCAACCAGCTGGTTCTCGAGGCCGAGCGGAGGCACGAGGAGGAGTCTCGGGGGGACGACTACTACTGGATGGAGCGTTCCTACGGTAGCTTCCATCGGGCATTCCCGCTCCCGGCCGACGCCGACGTGGACGGGGTCCGGGCGGAATTCAAGAACGGCGTCCTCCAGGTCCGGGTACCCCTCCGCGAAGGCGGCCAGGTCAAGCGCGTTCCGGTCGCTGCCTAG
- the fadE10 gene encoding putative acyl-CoA dehydrogenase FadE10: MDDARRHVASEEEARQIAEESREKEWAGRTFLRELFLGNFLLDLVHPFPVEEERPEFRAFYDDLKKFLQEEVDPRLIDETGEYPEHVIEGLRKRGCFGLKIPKEYGGLGFSVSEYTKVMELVGSYDGNLCALLSAHQSIGVPQPLKLFGTEEQKRKYLTRCAKGAISAFALTEPDVGSDPSSLQTTVKREGDTYILNGEKLWCTNGTLAELLVVMARDVDTKKISAFIVETDWPGVKVEHRCRFMGLKALANGVVSFRDVRVPRENLIGEDGKGLKVALVTLNTGRLTLPAVCAGIAKHALEICRGWCNARVQWGVPIGKHEAIAHRIADMAALAFAMDSVSKLTSAMADRGGYDIRLEAAAAKEWNTVRAWEIADQTLQIRGGRGYETERSLEERGETPIPVERVMRDCRINLVFEGSSEIMHLFMAREAVDKHLEVAGALIDPKKPLGEKLAALPAILGFYARWYPPLWFRGLRNPFLYRDWGPLGSHLRFIERAARRLARASFHGMALYQARMQRKQGFLFRCVDVVMELYAMAASISHARRLEELGAPEAAKARELVDLFCRNSRRKIRRLFRDLWSNEDDRKNVVASHVLRGDHVWLEKGAMGLGLTPESFRAFYFTRSGRPEKAPHRQVAAAS, from the coding sequence ATGGACGACGCCAGGCGACACGTGGCCAGCGAGGAAGAAGCCAGGCAGATCGCCGAGGAATCACGGGAAAAGGAGTGGGCAGGACGGACGTTCCTGCGGGAGCTCTTTCTCGGGAACTTCCTTCTCGACCTCGTCCATCCTTTCCCCGTCGAGGAGGAAAGGCCCGAGTTCCGAGCCTTCTACGACGACTTGAAGAAGTTCCTCCAGGAGGAAGTCGACCCTCGCCTGATCGACGAGACGGGCGAGTACCCCGAGCACGTCATCGAGGGGCTCCGCAAGCGTGGCTGCTTCGGGCTCAAAATCCCGAAAGAGTACGGGGGGCTCGGCTTTTCGGTTTCCGAGTACACGAAGGTCATGGAGCTCGTCGGTTCCTACGACGGAAACCTCTGCGCGCTCCTTTCGGCCCACCAGTCCATCGGGGTGCCGCAGCCTCTCAAGCTCTTCGGGACCGAGGAACAGAAACGAAAGTACCTGACGCGCTGCGCCAAAGGAGCCATCTCGGCTTTTGCCCTGACCGAACCCGACGTGGGCTCCGACCCCTCGAGCCTCCAGACGACGGTCAAGCGCGAGGGTGACACGTACATTCTGAACGGCGAGAAGCTCTGGTGCACGAACGGGACGCTCGCCGAGCTTCTGGTCGTCATGGCCCGAGACGTCGACACGAAAAAGATCAGCGCCTTCATCGTCGAGACCGACTGGCCCGGGGTGAAGGTGGAGCACCGCTGCCGGTTCATGGGGCTCAAGGCCCTGGCGAACGGGGTGGTGAGCTTCCGCGACGTGCGGGTTCCGAGAGAAAACCTGATCGGCGAGGACGGAAAGGGGCTCAAGGTGGCGCTCGTGACGCTCAACACGGGGCGGCTCACGCTGCCCGCGGTGTGCGCCGGGATCGCCAAGCACGCACTCGAGATCTGCCGCGGGTGGTGCAACGCCCGCGTCCAGTGGGGGGTGCCGATCGGCAAGCACGAGGCCATCGCGCACCGGATCGCGGACATGGCGGCGCTCGCCTTCGCGATGGACTCGGTGAGCAAGCTCACCAGCGCCATGGCCGACCGCGGCGGCTACGACATCCGGCTCGAGGCCGCGGCGGCCAAGGAGTGGAACACGGTGCGGGCGTGGGAGATCGCCGACCAGACGCTCCAGATCCGGGGTGGCCGCGGCTACGAAACCGAGCGGTCGCTCGAGGAGCGCGGCGAGACGCCGATCCCGGTCGAGCGCGTCATGCGCGATTGCCGCATCAACCTCGTGTTCGAGGGATCGAGCGAAATCATGCACCTCTTCATGGCGCGCGAAGCGGTCGACAAGCACCTCGAAGTCGCGGGCGCGCTCATCGACCCGAAAAAACCCCTCGGCGAGAAGCTCGCGGCACTTCCCGCCATTCTCGGGTTCTACGCCCGCTGGTACCCGCCGCTCTGGTTCCGCGGGCTCCGGAACCCCTTTCTCTACCGTGACTGGGGACCTCTCGGCTCCCACCTCCGCTTCATCGAGAGAGCAGCGCGCCGGCTTGCGCGGGCGAGCTTCCACGGCATGGCTCTCTACCAGGCCAGGATGCAGCGCAAGCAGGGCTTTCTCTTCCGCTGCGTCGACGTCGTGATGGAGCTTTACGCCATGGCGGCTTCGATTTCCCACGCCCGGCGGCTCGAGGAGCTCGGGGCGCCGGAAGCCGCGAAGGCACGAGAGCTCGTCGACCTCTTCTGCCGGAATTCTCGCCGGAAGATCCGCCGGCTGTTCCGCGATCTCTGGAGCAACGAGGACGACCGGAAGAACGTCGTGGCGAGTCACGTGCTGCGTGGAGACCACGTGTGGCTCGAAAAGGGCGCCATGGGGCTGGGCCTCACACCCGAGTCGTTCCGCGCCTTCTACTTCACCCGCAGTGGCCGGCCCGAGAAGGCTCCGCACCGCCAGGTGGCGGCCGCTTCGTGA